A window of the Cystobacter fuscus genome harbors these coding sequences:
- a CDS encoding MFS transporter, which produces MTPSPPLVPRQLRAARAAVAALFLTNGAIFANLLPRYPRLKADLGLSNAEYGLAIAAFPCGALMAGLAAGALIRRFRSSRVAVAGTLLTSAGVLLAGLAPSWGVLAGALFFAGCMDAITDVAQNSHGLRVQRLYGRSILNSFHAVWSIGAVTGGLMGGLAAGLDVPRGVHLGISALLFAVVALTALRFTLPGPEPIEPDERTEEGARADDSTARRGARVPGRIWLMIAALVLIAVGGTLVEDAGSTWAAVYLSGTLGAEAAVASFGFIALVGAQFIGRMLGDGLVDRFGQRAVARTGGVTTAAGMGAALLFPSIPGTIAGFALAGFGVATLVPAAMHGADELPGLRAGTGLTVVSWLMRLGFLLSPPIVGLVADAEGLRVGLLVVPLAGTLVLVLAGVLSAVRARAGGQQPSGVPENA; this is translated from the coding sequence ATGACCCCCTCTCCTCCCCTGGTACCCCGCCAGCTCCGGGCGGCCCGCGCCGCCGTCGCGGCGCTGTTCCTCACCAACGGCGCGATCTTCGCCAACCTGCTGCCGCGCTACCCACGGCTCAAGGCCGACCTCGGGCTCAGCAACGCCGAATACGGGCTCGCCATCGCGGCGTTCCCCTGTGGCGCCCTGATGGCCGGGCTCGCCGCCGGAGCACTCATCCGCCGCTTCCGGTCGTCGCGGGTCGCCGTGGCGGGCACGCTGCTCACCAGCGCGGGCGTGCTGCTCGCGGGGCTCGCTCCCTCATGGGGGGTGCTCGCCGGGGCGCTCTTCTTCGCTGGCTGCATGGACGCCATCACCGACGTGGCGCAGAACTCGCACGGTCTGCGCGTGCAGCGGCTCTACGGCCGGTCCATCCTCAACTCCTTCCACGCCGTCTGGAGCATCGGCGCGGTGACCGGTGGCCTCATGGGCGGTCTCGCCGCGGGCCTCGACGTGCCGCGTGGCGTACATCTGGGCATCTCGGCCCTGCTCTTCGCCGTCGTCGCGCTGACGGCGCTGCGCTTCACGCTCCCCGGCCCGGAGCCCATCGAGCCCGACGAGCGCACTGAAGAAGGCGCTCGGGCCGACGACTCCACGGCACGGCGCGGGGCGAGGGTCCCCGGTCGCATCTGGCTCATGATCGCGGCGCTCGTCCTGATCGCCGTCGGCGGCACGCTCGTCGAAGACGCCGGCAGTACCTGGGCGGCCGTCTACCTTTCCGGCACGCTCGGCGCCGAGGCCGCCGTCGCCTCGTTCGGCTTCATCGCGCTGGTGGGAGCGCAGTTCATCGGGCGGATGCTCGGCGACGGTCTCGTCGACAGGTTCGGCCAGCGTGCCGTGGCCCGGACAGGAGGCGTGACCACGGCGGCGGGCATGGGCGCGGCACTGCTGTTTCCCTCGATACCAGGCACCATCGCGGGCTTCGCACTCGCCGGCTTCGGCGTCGCGACGCTGGTGCCCGCCGCGATGCACGGCGCCGACGAACTGCCCGGCCTGAGAGCCGGCACCGGCCTCACCGTCGTTAGCTGGCTGATGCGCCTCGGATTCCTCCTGTCTCCACCCATCGTCGGGCTCGTCGCCGACGCCGAGGGCTTGCGCGTGGGACTGCTCGTGGTGCCGCTCGCGGGCACGCTCGTGCTCGTGCTGGCGGGTGTGCTCTCGGCTGTCCGCGCCCGAGCTGGAGGCCAGCAGCCGAGCGGAGTGCCGGAGAACGCGTAG
- a CDS encoding TetR/AcrR family transcriptional regulator: MVTRRHDPDRRDRIIDAALAVIAEGGVAGTSHRRVADRAGVPLGSMTYHFTSMDELLREAFTRFATRMSERFAARLEAATDLDTLATAVVHLVHDELATGRDDLVLSLELYTLAARQPAFRQLTHDWMRRSREVLERLVDARTAYELDALIEGLFIHISLDPTPRDRAITRDAVRRILSR, encoded by the coding sequence GTGGTGACCCGCCGGCACGACCCCGATCGACGCGACCGAATCATCGACGCCGCCCTCGCGGTCATCGCCGAGGGCGGCGTCGCCGGCACCTCGCACCGTCGCGTCGCCGACCGCGCCGGGGTGCCGCTTGGCTCGATGACCTACCACTTCACGAGCATGGACGAGTTGCTGCGCGAGGCGTTCACCCGCTTCGCCACGCGCATGAGCGAGCGCTTCGCCGCGCGCCTCGAGGCGGCGACCGATCTCGACACGCTGGCCACGGCGGTCGTCCACCTCGTGCACGATGAACTCGCGACCGGCCGGGACGACCTCGTGCTCAGCCTCGAGCTCTACACACTCGCCGCACGCCAGCCCGCCTTCCGGCAGCTCACCCACGACTGGATGCGTCGGAGCCGCGAAGTGCTCGAGCGGCTCGTCGATGCCCGGACGGCGTACGAGCTCGACGCCTTGATCGAAGGGCTGTTCATCCACATCAGTCTCGACCCGACCCCGCGCGACCGCGCCATCACGCGTGACGCCGTGCGCCGCATCCTCTCACGCTGA
- a CDS encoding SDR family NAD(P)-dependent oxidoreductase — protein sequence MRTHLVTGANSGLGLETVRALAGKNERVIMAVRDLGRGEAARAELLREHPRAVLELEQVDLADLDSVRALGAKQLGLDVLINNAGLGTAPLRRTAEGVYAQFGANHLGHFLLTALLLPQLEKGTDPRVVTVSSGFGRKGKMNLDNLDASQGYNQGTAYMQSKLANALFGAELDRRLRARGSPVKSVLAHPGVAATPMQQKPTGWMGVVSRGISALFGRPAANGALPTLEAAEGANVRSGEVYGPGKGKTDPARREEPWPSMRDLEGARALWERSEQLTKTRFLPPSL from the coding sequence ATGAGAACCCATCTCGTCACAGGGGCCAACAGCGGCCTCGGTCTGGAAACGGTGCGCGCGCTCGCGGGGAAGAACGAGCGCGTCATCATGGCGGTGCGCGACCTTGGCCGTGGAGAAGCAGCACGGGCGGAGCTCCTCCGTGAGCACCCGAGGGCCGTACTCGAACTCGAGCAGGTCGACCTCGCGGACCTCGACAGCGTGCGTGCGCTCGGCGCGAAGCAGCTCGGGCTGGACGTGCTGATCAACAACGCCGGCCTCGGCACCGCGCCGCTGCGCAGGACGGCCGAAGGTGTGTACGCGCAGTTCGGCGCGAACCACCTCGGGCATTTCCTGCTCACCGCGTTGCTGTTGCCGCAACTCGAGAAGGGCACCGACCCGCGGGTGGTGACGGTGTCTTCTGGCTTCGGCCGCAAGGGGAAGATGAACCTCGACAACCTCGACGCGAGCCAGGGCTACAACCAGGGCACCGCGTACATGCAGAGCAAGCTCGCCAATGCGCTGTTCGGCGCGGAACTCGACCGCCGGCTCCGCGCGAGGGGCTCGCCGGTGAAGAGCGTGCTCGCGCACCCGGGGGTGGCGGCGACGCCGATGCAGCAGAAGCCCACGGGGTGGATGGGCGTCGTGTCACGCGGAATCAGCGCGCTGTTCGGCCGGCCCGCGGCGAACGGTGCGTTGCCGACCCTCGAGGCGGCTGAGGGCGCGAACGTGCGGAGCGGCGAAGTCTACGGCCCGGGCAAGGGGAAGACCGACCCCGCGCGCAGAGAAGAGCCATGGCCGTCGATGCGTGACCTCGAAGGCGCGCGCGCCCTGTGGGAACGCTCGGAGCAGCTCACGAAGACGCGCTTCCTGCCTCCCTCCCTCTGA
- a CDS encoding TetR/AcrR family transcriptional regulator, whose product MAKDGEVPSFNELAKKAEVGVGTVYRHFADQQALLAGLVEEQLEDFRAFIEHAVANEDVDAALEELFRGAVELVVHRPLVARVLAGSKDEFRAMETKVEAVVTRAKKAKVIRPDVGVGDFKRLVCGIELAARVGPQPREAAQRYVEIVLAGIRL is encoded by the coding sequence ATGGCGAAGGACGGCGAGGTGCCTTCCTTCAACGAGCTGGCGAAGAAGGCCGAGGTCGGCGTTGGCACCGTGTACCGGCACTTCGCGGATCAACAGGCGCTGCTGGCCGGGCTGGTGGAAGAGCAGCTCGAGGACTTTCGAGCGTTCATCGAGCACGCGGTGGCGAATGAAGACGTCGACGCCGCACTCGAGGAGTTGTTCCGTGGAGCCGTCGAGCTCGTCGTTCATCGGCCGCTGGTGGCGAGGGTGCTCGCCGGCTCGAAGGACGAATTCCGCGCGATGGAAACGAAGGTGGAAGCCGTCGTCACACGCGCGAAGAAGGCGAAGGTGATCAGACCCGACGTGGGAGTGGGTGATTTCAAGCGACTGGTCTGCGGCATCGAGCTCGCGGCACGGGTGGGTCCGCAGCCAAGAGAGGCCGCACAGCGCTACGTGGAGATCGTTCTCGCCGGCATTCGCCTGTGA
- a CDS encoding cytochrome P450 — translation MTTQRVNILAPEFRADPHPRYAELRRNAPVTQVEPAGFWAISRYEDVAFVIKNPQLFSSQGFKAAWQPEWVGYNPLANSMLVLDGVGHARMRTLVSRAFNASAISRLEVRIRQLANRLVDELAEKGEADAVSSFAMPLPAFVIGELLGLDVSLHHRFKDWSDDITSVTPVPHNPEHAQRTLTAITDATRYISEIIEARRRSPADDLVSDLIHAEVEGQSLTDREIVDFLVLLLIAGLETTVHLLAHSLLFLAERPEEQARLRAQPALVPGFVEEMLRYEAPVQALLRVATSDVTLSGVKIPQGDVVLALLASANRDERHYTEPDRFDVHRGQPGLSFGYGIHYCIGAQLARMEARCGLEALLSRFSGFTRTSTELSWGQAITVRGPQHLPLRFIPA, via the coding sequence GTGACGACTCAACGTGTGAACATCCTGGCGCCCGAGTTCCGGGCCGATCCCCATCCCCGCTATGCCGAGCTGCGCCGCAACGCGCCCGTCACCCAGGTGGAGCCCGCCGGGTTCTGGGCCATCTCCCGCTATGAGGACGTGGCTTTCGTCATCAAGAATCCCCAGCTCTTCTCCTCGCAAGGGTTCAAGGCGGCATGGCAGCCGGAGTGGGTGGGGTACAACCCGCTGGCCAACTCGATGCTCGTCCTGGATGGAGTGGGGCACGCCCGGATGCGCACCCTGGTGAGTCGGGCCTTCAATGCCAGCGCCATCAGCCGGCTGGAGGTACGCATCCGCCAGCTCGCCAACCGGCTCGTGGATGAGCTGGCGGAGAAGGGTGAGGCGGACGCCGTCTCCTCGTTCGCCATGCCGCTGCCCGCCTTCGTCATCGGCGAGCTGCTCGGGCTGGACGTCTCCCTCCATCATCGGTTCAAGGACTGGTCGGACGACATCACCAGTGTCACGCCCGTGCCCCACAATCCCGAGCATGCCCAGCGCACGCTCACCGCCATCACGGACGCGACGCGCTACATCTCCGAGATCATCGAGGCCCGCCGCCGCTCGCCCGCCGATGATCTGGTCAGTGATCTGATCCACGCGGAGGTGGAGGGTCAATCCCTGACGGATCGGGAGATCGTCGACTTCCTGGTGCTGCTGCTCATCGCGGGCCTGGAGACGACGGTCCACCTGCTGGCCCACTCCCTGCTCTTCCTGGCCGAGCGCCCGGAGGAGCAGGCCCGGTTGCGCGCGCAGCCCGCGCTGGTGCCAGGGTTCGTCGAGGAGATGCTGCGCTACGAGGCTCCCGTCCAGGCCTTGCTGCGCGTCGCCACCTCCGACGTGACGCTCTCCGGGGTGAAGATTCCCCAGGGGGATGTGGTGCTCGCCCTCCTCGCCTCGGCCAACCGGGACGAGCGCCACTACACCGAGCCCGATCGGTTCGATGTCCACCGAGGGCAGCCTGGCCTCTCCTTCGGGTATGGCATCCACTACTGCATTGGCGCGCAGCTGGCCCGGATGGAAGCGCGCTGCGGTCTGGAGGCGCTGCTCTCCCGCTTCAGCGGCTTCACACGGACCTCCACGGAGTTGAGCTGGGGCCAGGCCATCACGGTTCGTGGACCCCAACACCTGCCGCTCCGGTTCATCCCCGCCTGA
- a CDS encoding sensor histidine kinase, with protein MATVPRLLATTLGISFLGIVLALVASRGISRRLTAERLAPVLAEAIPSSALQACREGRPSTARLSEALEFHFHGARGEALTPGAPPLDTHLLARLSRGERSTGTSDMREVRVLIALPDAGGCAYAQAHWRTAGRAYTALGGWLLASLALVGAALAAGVIAFVARPFVMQLQALGKASRSIGTAAWTPPPVVLAEATPVASALADAHARVLDDATHLRGRGDALEALLAELTHDVRTPLASLQLALDEIAEQTSEEALPALRRALSDLMYMKSLTSNLRLAERLQPRDPVGGAREPRPALDATPIEVSAILRRVVERAQPFALRRGVELVSTLAEHVQVRGDATATEQTFTNLLDNAIAYGDPGTHVSVMLDATGVVVEDDGPGVIPDELPRLGTRAFRGHTARTRDAKGSGLGLAIAREVCERSGWTIAFARNETPTPQSPRPHGFRVTIRFTATPSSNEPRRDGS; from the coding sequence GTGGCGACGGTCCCCCGGCTGCTGGCCACCACGCTGGGGATTTCCTTCTTGGGGATTGTCCTCGCGCTGGTGGCCAGTCGCGGCATTTCCCGGCGCCTCACCGCCGAGCGGCTCGCTCCCGTCCTGGCGGAGGCGATTCCGTCGTCGGCGCTCCAGGCCTGCCGGGAGGGCCGTCCATCGACCGCGAGACTCTCCGAGGCGCTGGAGTTTCATTTCCACGGCGCCCGGGGCGAGGCGCTCACGCCTGGGGCGCCGCCACTCGACACGCACCTGCTCGCGCGGCTCTCTCGCGGTGAGCGGAGCACGGGCACCTCGGACATGCGAGAGGTGCGGGTGCTCATCGCCCTTCCCGACGCGGGCGGCTGCGCCTATGCCCAGGCGCATTGGCGGACGGCTGGCCGTGCCTACACCGCGCTCGGCGGGTGGCTGCTCGCCTCATTGGCGCTCGTGGGGGCGGCGCTCGCGGCCGGAGTGATCGCCTTCGTCGCGCGTCCCTTCGTGATGCAGCTCCAGGCGCTCGGGAAGGCCTCGCGATCGATCGGAACCGCGGCCTGGACGCCGCCCCCGGTGGTGCTCGCCGAGGCCACGCCAGTCGCCAGCGCGCTCGCCGACGCCCACGCTCGTGTCCTGGACGATGCGACGCACCTGCGCGGGCGCGGTGACGCCCTCGAGGCGCTCCTGGCCGAGCTCACCCACGACGTTCGCACACCCCTCGCATCGCTGCAGCTCGCCCTCGACGAGATCGCCGAACAGACTTCCGAGGAGGCGCTCCCCGCGCTCCGCCGGGCGCTCAGCGATCTCATGTACATGAAGTCCCTCACCAGCAACCTTCGGCTCGCCGAGCGGCTCCAACCTCGGGACCCGGTGGGCGGCGCGCGGGAGCCACGCCCCGCACTGGATGCGACTCCCATCGAGGTGAGTGCCATCCTCCGTCGGGTCGTCGAGCGCGCCCAGCCGTTCGCACTTCGCCGGGGAGTCGAGCTCGTGAGCACCCTCGCCGAGCACGTGCAGGTGCGAGGCGACGCCACCGCGACCGAGCAGACGTTCACGAACCTCCTCGACAACGCGATCGCCTACGGCGATCCGGGGACCCACGTCTCGGTCATGCTCGACGCCACCGGCGTCGTCGTGGAGGATGACGGTCCCGGTGTCATTCCCGACGAGCTTCCCCGGCTGGGGACCCGCGCCTTTCGCGGACACACCGCGCGAACCCGGGATGCCAAGGGAAGCGGCCTTGGCCTCGCGATCGCCCGTGAGGTGTGTGAGCGAAGCGGGTGGACGATTGCCTTTGCCCGCAATGAAACGCCGACCCCCCAGAGTCCGCGGCCCCATGGATTCCGGGTGACGATCCGGTTTACCGCCACGCCCTCGTCGAATGAGCCCCGGCGGGACGGCTCGTGA
- a CDS encoding response regulator transcription factor — protein MAAPPTPSIVVIEDDAAIAGAVVRALVRAGFSVTLATDGPRGLALARAPGTALVVLDLMLPELSGLDVLQRLRACTPAPIIVVTAQTELETRIAVFAEGAVDYLPKPFFVEELLARIHARLGPAPVGTNSAPLGFGPLTIDLDAREVRVDGDTVSLTPTEFLLLAALVRRPGRAFARSELALALADPEETSPRQLDVHIMRLRKKLGSVGAAIRTVWGHGYRFDPPAPRTESGR, from the coding sequence ATGGCAGCGCCCCCAACCCCATCCATCGTGGTGATCGAGGACGATGCCGCGATCGCCGGAGCAGTGGTGCGCGCGCTCGTGCGGGCTGGGTTCTCGGTGACGCTCGCCACCGATGGGCCGCGGGGCCTCGCGCTCGCGCGGGCGCCCGGGACGGCGCTGGTGGTCCTGGATCTGATGCTCCCCGAACTCTCGGGGCTCGACGTGCTCCAGCGCCTGCGGGCCTGCACGCCAGCGCCGATCATCGTCGTCACCGCGCAGACCGAGCTCGAGACACGCATCGCGGTCTTCGCGGAGGGAGCCGTCGACTACCTCCCGAAACCCTTTTTCGTCGAGGAGCTGCTCGCGCGAATCCACGCCCGTCTGGGTCCGGCTCCAGTGGGAACCAACAGCGCTCCACTCGGCTTTGGTCCGCTCACCATCGACCTCGATGCGCGTGAGGTGCGGGTGGACGGTGACACCGTCTCGCTCACCCCGACGGAATTCCTGCTGCTCGCCGCGCTCGTGCGTCGTCCCGGCCGTGCCTTCGCCCGGAGCGAACTCGCCCTCGCCCTCGCCGATCCCGAGGAAACGTCGCCTCGCCAGCTCGATGTCCACATCATGCGCCTGCGCAAGAAGCTGGGAAGTGTTGGAGCGGCGATCCGGACCGTGTGGGGGCACGGCTACCGGTTCGATCCCCCTGCCCCCCGTACGGAGTCAGGGCGATGA
- a CDS encoding alpha/beta hydrolase family esterase codes for MPTLPRSSHVLLTLLALATACGGPPMASGIAETSSSLTVKSNLTLASFPHLIDLYIPANPKRVVVFLHGGGGTKEGGAENLGLRIVNGTVVSYDTAWMATHDVAFVFPQGQALTGTNGRTWRNHVMDSGVDDVAFLSALAGAIRAGTLDPALPATARIAVSGHSNGGMMTNRLWCEAPASFDAFIAFAGPASVHLGVGADHACVPSVTRPYLGYIGGKDTVLQTDGHWLDSVWTVKPILANTPGFVDPNLVNELTFHKTIRVPRTCAGTVHTPVIGGGGAWTTWSDCDGALQLVRVTEADHCMSGDNCSHTFESDTGRRMIDVLTEFFVAKAP; via the coding sequence ATGCCCACACTTCCTCGCTCGTCCCATGTGCTGCTCACGCTGCTCGCGCTCGCCACCGCGTGCGGCGGACCGCCGATGGCCAGCGGCATCGCCGAGACCTCTTCCTCCCTGACCGTGAAGAGCAATCTCACGCTCGCCTCGTTTCCCCACCTCATCGATCTCTACATCCCCGCCAATCCGAAGCGGGTCGTGGTGTTCTTGCATGGCGGGGGCGGGACGAAAGAGGGCGGCGCGGAGAATCTCGGACTTCGGATCGTGAATGGGACGGTGGTTTCCTACGACACCGCGTGGATGGCCACGCATGACGTCGCCTTCGTCTTTCCCCAAGGACAGGCGCTCACGGGAACGAACGGGCGGACCTGGCGCAACCATGTCATGGATTCCGGCGTCGATGACGTGGCCTTCCTCTCCGCGCTCGCCGGTGCGATCCGCGCGGGGACCCTCGACCCGGCGCTCCCGGCCACCGCCCGGATCGCCGTGAGCGGCCATTCCAATGGCGGCATGATGACCAACCGGCTCTGGTGCGAAGCACCCGCCTCCTTCGATGCCTTCATCGCCTTCGCGGGCCCCGCGTCGGTTCACCTGGGGGTGGGGGCCGATCATGCGTGCGTCCCGAGCGTCACCCGGCCCTATCTCGGCTACATCGGGGGCAAGGACACCGTGCTCCAGACCGATGGGCACTGGCTCGACTCCGTCTGGACGGTCAAGCCGATCCTCGCCAATACACCGGGCTTCGTCGATCCGAACCTCGTCAACGAGCTCACCTTCCACAAGACCATCCGCGTGCCGAGGACGTGCGCGGGGACCGTCCACACGCCAGTCATTGGCGGCGGGGGCGCCTGGACGACCTGGAGCGACTGCGACGGAGCGCTTCAGCTCGTCCGCGTCACCGAGGCCGATCACTGCATGTCCGGCGACAACTGCTCCCACACCTTCGAGAGCGACACGGGCCGCCGGATGATCGATGTGCTCACCGAGTTCTTCGTCGCGAAGGCACCGTGA
- a CDS encoding glutathione S-transferase family protein, with protein MLKLHHLVNSRSQRILWLLEELGLDYELVIYPRDPKTNFAPAELKAIHPLGKSPLLEDDGRVLAESGAIIDSVVRRHGQGRLAPAPDSAEYDAYVHWLHYAEGSAMLPLILGVYMGRLGEAGAPLKPRISSEVTNHLGYISGALGKRDYLVGNDFSAADIQMSFVLEVARSSGALAPFPNLGAYLERLHGRPAYQRAIQRGGSLDMGGQGKR; from the coding sequence GTGCTCAAACTGCACCACCTCGTGAACTCCCGTTCGCAGCGCATCCTCTGGCTCCTGGAAGAGTTGGGGCTCGACTACGAACTCGTCATCTACCCGCGCGACCCGAAGACGAACTTCGCGCCCGCCGAACTCAAGGCCATCCATCCGCTCGGCAAGTCTCCGCTCCTCGAGGACGACGGACGGGTGCTCGCCGAGTCCGGTGCCATCATCGACTCCGTCGTGCGCCGCCATGGTCAGGGCCGGCTCGCGCCCGCGCCGGACTCGGCCGAGTACGACGCCTACGTGCACTGGCTGCACTACGCCGAGGGCTCGGCCATGTTGCCCTTGATTCTCGGGGTGTACATGGGACGTCTGGGCGAGGCCGGCGCGCCGCTCAAGCCGCGCATCTCCAGCGAGGTGACGAACCACCTGGGCTACATCTCGGGAGCGCTCGGGAAGCGGGACTACCTGGTGGGCAACGACTTCAGCGCCGCCGACATCCAGATGAGCTTCGTGCTGGAAGTGGCGCGGTCCTCGGGCGCCCTGGCGCCCTTTCCCAATCTCGGCGCCTATCTCGAGCGGTTGCACGGCCGCCCCGCCTATCAGCGCGCCATCCAGCGTGGCGGCTCCCTCGACATGGGCGGCCAGGGCAAGCGCTAA
- a CDS encoding alpha/beta fold hydrolase, with amino-acid sequence MSAQSTAVTAKNQFVQGANGVRYAYRRLGAASPSVPPLVLLQHFRGNLDNWDPAFVDTLSASREVILFDNVGVGLSNGPVPSTVAQMARDAIAFLDALNVTQADLLGFSLGGFIAQEIALIRPVLVRRLVLAGTGPKGAPGMHGWRQDITAHARRPEPSGEDLLYIFFAHTQTSQARGVEFLGRFMQRGVERDQPSSLAARDAQYDAILDWGIPDHGQLQRLTAIQQPTFVIQGDDDLMIPTRLSHLMAGLIPNARIKIYPDSAHAFLFQYPAEVAGDVNAFLSA; translated from the coding sequence ATGTCCGCCCAATCCACCGCCGTCACCGCCAAGAACCAGTTCGTCCAGGGCGCGAACGGAGTCCGCTACGCCTACCGGCGGTTGGGGGCAGCTTCCCCTTCCGTGCCACCGCTGGTCTTGTTGCAACACTTCCGCGGCAACCTCGACAACTGGGATCCCGCGTTCGTCGACACGCTGTCCGCCAGTCGCGAGGTCATCCTGTTCGACAACGTGGGCGTGGGCCTGTCCAATGGACCCGTGCCGAGCACGGTCGCGCAGATGGCGCGCGACGCGATCGCGTTCCTCGATGCCTTGAACGTGACGCAGGCCGACCTGCTCGGCTTCTCGCTTGGCGGCTTCATCGCGCAGGAAATCGCGTTGATTCGCCCCGTGCTGGTCCGACGGCTCGTGCTCGCCGGCACGGGCCCGAAAGGGGCGCCCGGGATGCATGGCTGGCGGCAGGACATCACCGCTCATGCGCGCCGCCCGGAGCCGAGTGGGGAGGATCTGCTCTACATCTTCTTCGCCCATACCCAGACCAGCCAGGCCAGGGGCGTCGAGTTCCTCGGCCGCTTCATGCAGCGCGGCGTGGAGCGCGACCAGCCCAGCTCGCTGGCCGCCCGCGATGCGCAGTACGACGCGATCCTGGACTGGGGTATTCCCGACCACGGCCAGCTGCAGCGCCTGACCGCCATCCAGCAGCCCACGTTCGTCATCCAGGGGGATGATGACCTCATGATCCCGACCCGGCTCAGCCACCTCATGGCCGGGCTCATCCCCAACGCCAGGATCAAGATCTACCCGGACTCGGCACACGCCTTCCTGTTCCAGTACCCGGCGGAGGTCGCCGGGGACGTCAACGCCTTCCTGTCGGCGTGA
- a CDS encoding ankyrin repeat domain-containing protein, translated as MSGKKASKLNTNLVAAIEDTDAEAVAKLLAAGADPNSRDSDGAPVLLRVASEEELALVELLLGAGAEVDAVDALGMSPLMYAVLSGNIEVAERLIASGADVNHQCDDDLGNTVLTLALDKNELPGEPSAAMVEKLLRAGANPNTPNAVGWPPLHRAASFPDLSLIELLLAAGADVKAPRSSGYHAIDTAQAHGQHEVVKRLLAAGSPSLEETATARMTEVWTRIEARYAEHCAPYAEALRKAQRAAPEELAALEQALGTGLPPDLRAFLLRFGGGGAHPPGGAGVFEYSGMSVDLLLSQWKGLAELRKQGSFETATPHELPESDRTLRWTWWHPGWVPFARDSGGNLYCVDLAPGPEGTRGQVFKWESHDGPLPPIRESLQEFFEWYLDQLEEGRFTFDGETLFRG; from the coding sequence ATGTCAGGCAAGAAGGCATCGAAGCTGAACACGAACCTGGTCGCGGCCATCGAAGACACGGATGCCGAGGCGGTGGCGAAGCTGCTGGCCGCCGGCGCCGATCCCAACTCCCGCGACAGTGATGGCGCGCCGGTGCTGCTGCGGGTGGCCTCCGAGGAGGAGCTCGCGCTCGTGGAGCTGCTGCTCGGCGCGGGCGCGGAGGTCGATGCGGTCGACGCGCTCGGGATGTCGCCTCTGATGTATGCCGTCCTGTCCGGGAACATCGAGGTAGCGGAGCGGCTGATTGCCAGCGGCGCCGACGTCAACCATCAATGCGACGACGACCTGGGCAACACCGTGCTGACGCTGGCGCTGGACAAGAACGAGCTCCCGGGCGAGCCCTCCGCGGCCATGGTGGAGAAGCTCCTCCGCGCGGGGGCGAATCCGAACACCCCCAACGCGGTCGGCTGGCCTCCGCTCCATCGCGCGGCCAGCTTTCCGGACCTCTCCCTCATCGAGCTGCTGCTCGCGGCCGGAGCGGACGTCAAGGCGCCGAGGTCGAGTGGGTATCACGCCATCGACACCGCGCAGGCCCATGGCCAGCACGAGGTGGTCAAGCGCCTGCTCGCGGCCGGAAGTCCCTCGCTGGAGGAGACGGCGACCGCGCGGATGACGGAGGTCTGGACGCGCATCGAGGCGCGGTACGCGGAGCACTGCGCGCCGTACGCCGAGGCCTTGAGGAAGGCCCAGCGCGCGGCACCAGAGGAGCTCGCCGCCCTGGAGCAGGCCCTCGGAACCGGGCTGCCCCCGGACCTCCGTGCCTTCCTGCTGCGCTTCGGAGGTGGTGGAGCGCATCCGCCCGGGGGCGCAGGCGTCTTCGAATACTCCGGCATGAGCGTGGACCTCCTCCTGTCGCAGTGGAAGGGGCTGGCGGAACTCCGGAAGCAAGGCTCCTTCGAGACGGCCACGCCTCACGAGCTGCCCGAGTCGGACCGAACCCTGCGGTGGACCTGGTGGCACCCCGGCTGGGTTCCCTTCGCCCGCGACAGCGGGGGCAACTTGTACTGTGTGGACCTGGCGCCCGGCCCCGAGGGGACCCGCGGGCAGGTGTTCAAGTGGGAGAGCCACGACGGGCCCCTCCCTCCCATCCGGGAATCGCTCCAGGAGTTCTTCGAGTGGTACCTGGATCAACTCGAGGAGGGGAGGTTCACCTTCGACGGTGAAACCCTGTTCCGCGGCTGA
- a CDS encoding DoxX family protein — MPSFDSNLFPLWLVQVLCALFLAITFLQSGLDKVIDWKGNLGWLTGHFSKSPLRGVVPLLLATLTVLELAAGALSAAGVAFLVLSGATRVAMWGAALSGLSFVALFFGQRMAKDYAGAAGLVPYFLVSLVGLLTLRG, encoded by the coding sequence ATGCCGTCTTTCGACTCGAACCTCTTCCCCCTCTGGCTCGTCCAGGTCCTGTGTGCGCTCTTCCTGGCCATCACCTTCCTCCAGTCCGGCCTCGACAAGGTCATCGACTGGAAGGGAAACCTGGGGTGGCTCACCGGACACTTCTCCAAGAGCCCGCTGCGCGGCGTGGTGCCGCTGCTGCTGGCCACCCTCACGGTGCTGGAGCTGGCCGCCGGCGCGCTGAGCGCGGCCGGGGTCGCGTTCCTGGTGCTCTCTGGCGCCACGCGGGTGGCCATGTGGGGCGCGGCCCTCTCGGGGCTCTCCTTCGTGGCCCTCTTCTTCGGCCAGCGCATGGCCAAGGACTACGCGGGCGCCGCGGGCCTGGTTCCCTACTTCCTCGTCTCCCTGGTGGGCCTGCTCACCCTGCGCGGCTGA